CAagagcatttgacttgtgtaaGTATAGCATCACATCATGTACTGCATTCATGTATATGTTACAAAATACCAGAGAGATCTGATTTTAGTACTGCATCATGCAATAATCAGTCTTTATACATGTAATATAAACAAGGCATTGTGTTGGTaatcatgtgtttgtttgttgtttgttttccatGTGGATTAAAGTTGAAGTAGTAGAAAATGATTCtccattcaaaacaaatcatCCCTCCCCCATTTGATAACAACTATTGCTTGActttttacaatatattttatatggtaAAACTATtccttaaaatattttgtaaaaatgttatcaCATACTGTAGAGCAGTTGAACCGCAAACTGGGTAAATGTTTGGCAACCAGGAAAGACTACAATTTCCACATTGCTACTTTCCCCAGCCATAAAATCAAACCAACTATGtccatgtattttttatttcaaagggCTAGAAATAAATAAGTGAGTATCATAGCCAATCACAACATTCATAGTAAAAGTATAATTCCATTATTATTGCACATACTTTACATGACAGGTTCCTGAATTTAGAAGGCAATAATTCAACAACCAAAAAATCCCATTTGAAGAATCTTTTAACCGGAACCATAAACTGTATTACATAATGCATCTTTCTCAGTTCTTTATGTGCCCAACCCATCCTGTTACTTTTGGTTAGTTGGCTACACTTGTGAAACAATTTCCTATGACTTGTCCATGACTATGGTTTGTTAACAGGGTAATATGCtgttgttaaatttttttgggaATTGATAAAGCAGTTTGATTCAGTTAACTATATTATTGAACTATTAAACTGTTTTTAAGGTGACTTAAAAACAAGCAATCTTCCTGAATACCAAAAACTTTCATTTGACCTCCTTCCAAAAAAAAAGTGCCAGTGAAATACAATGAACACAGATGTAATTGCAAGAATATCAAAAGgggaaacaaagaaaagatTTCACAGCATTAAACTTCACATAAAAATCCTTAGGCcctaatctatggatttcacatgactgGGAATACAGATCCACATCAGTTGGTCAGATACTGTAGATGCAGAGCATCCAAATATGTTCAGTGGTTAACAGGTCTGGAAAGTATACAAGCCACGGAAGAACTGGGACAATCTCAGATTCCAGGAATTCTGTACAGATCCTTGAAACATGGGGTATTGAGTTCTATGTCACACCTGTCAAATGGATGGATCACCTTTGTTGATATGCTACTGCTATCAAATGGATGGATTATCCTTGTTAATATGCTACAGCTGTCAAATGGATGGATTTTCCTTATTAATATGACACAGCTGTCAAATGGATGGATCATCCTTGTTGATATGCTACACCTGTCAAATGGATGGATTATCCTTCcggatatgccacacctgttaAATGGATGGATTATCCTTCCTGATATGCCGCACCTGTCCAATGGATGGATTATCCTTCCTGATATGCCGCACCTGTCCAATGGATGGATTATCCTTcctgatatgccacacctgtgaaaTGGATGTATTATCCTTCCTGATATACCACACCTGTCAAGTGGACCAATTATCCTAGCGAAGGAAAAATGTGCCCAATCATGGCTTTAGAGAAATGTGttcaccacaccaacacacacacaaaccaaatatatgtatatataaattataaataaaataaaaatgtgacatGTTACGAAAGGCAACAAACAGGCGTCCAAACtaatcattagcaaatgtaaacataatttcTAAACGGTTCAAATCGCAGCTACCGGTTCTAGGTTTATGGTTTACTGGAGCCCTGCGTGTGGTATGTCCAAGTGGTGTTGCCGTACCCAAGCAGAAGCCGTTGGTCGATTGCGGTTGGTAGATACGGTCAATGTCCAACATTGTACTGATTGTCTGTTTCATTGCTTTGAAGTATtacaaagtggaaaactagaaTGTAATCTGAGTGTTGCGTAGGCTTGCGTAGTCCATTTTCCTGTCTATTGTGATTGTTTTAACATCAACACGTCATTTTTTGACGTgaactgtaattgtggaaataatattttgctaAAAAGTGTCCGTAATTGCATGGAGAGGAAACAAGGTTTTTGGGGAAAACGGGATTTGCGAGTGCTAATCAATTAACCATCACAAACGTTATCTATCATAGCTAAGTTACCTGGATAGTTAATTAGCCATACATTCACCCAGCGACCAACAATGGTGCTCATGTCCGTGTTCGACTAACGTTAATGTTAAAGCCCAAGTGAAGTCTGTCTaaagtgtcaatcatttatgttgcgctgcatgtgtaatttatgtagacagtaatggttttcattgatTTCATATTCGTATAGTATACTGTAGTGTAAGCTATAGCTGTACTTATGATGAATCGCATCATTAGCAAGTACTTTATGGTTAAAGTGCAGGTCgttttattagtcagctttcattcacagtggccctcatttatcattcttgcgtagaaacgggtgtatatgttggcgtaagattttgcttacactcctctcaccgcctgatttatgaagctgtgcgtacctttaaaatccaggtgtacgcaatacctgcccttgataaatgccgcggctgaaaacgaccgTCATTAGAacaacacgcccctatatattcaagtctccacttcccccacgccctcattttacgccatggacacacggaagacggaaaaaaagagaaacttctctgacgtggagattgagacgatcaccagggaggtagaaagaaataaaattgtttcatttggcagtttaaaaagcggaataaaaaatgatgatgtgatgtggagtaccattcattcacattaataattgcatgacaatttgtaatattcgtcttattattttatgatatttattattaatgacatttattgttatttagaagaagaatttcgttattattattatttctattagtattattattatttaaaagaagaagaatgtcatttttattattttgtcagtctgaattatattttggtcattaaaagccttttattactgaacccagtccgtgcgcaactgccgggcctaaccctgaaacgtcatgtaaagcgcacaggctcgcatctgaaggaaaacatataaatcaaatgctttggtaaagtaacacaaattaaacattgaagtccatgttgcacaaaactaaacactgaagttttttttttacagtgggtcataatatatcatatcttttagtttgtcagtgcgttaggatttttttttctgcgcatttccgcactaactcagaacgtgcgtacaccacctcctgagctggcgtaggatttgagagtggcgtacgccaacgtccatattgataaatctcaaagtcaccgtggttttgggtgtacgccaggtgtacgctggaaatttggtgtatgcacttttgataaatgagggccagtgagTGTTGAACTTGAGcaagaggaagggtggcagtgacatgCATACGTTTTATGGGCTGGCTCAGAAAAGAGAAGTAagctgagagcagtgagaaaatgagtaccagtcagatgatagaaatactgtatacagttgcacaagaggtgagtcaatgttttttgatataataatcattgccatttgttggggaagtttctgaagcctgatgcattcttactgattaaaggacttgagtcccattgtttagataggtagaggaatgtgggggatctggtatttgccaagggggtatcattgactggtatcagctgatgaaatggttactctttatctcctcatcTGTGTAACTCATcaggacatctattgtctgttcgggtttggttggaactcttagaattgaagaagttacttatggcaggaaggataaggtggggtaagatagcatttgacttgtgtgatagaacaaaggtgtttgattgacatgagacagatggcagcatcttaccacaccccttttcactgtaataaatacggattgagCATGTTTTGAGGTAGAGACTCCTCGAGtggtatatttgtgtgtgtaagcggttgacgtgtctctcatatgtgcctaatagttaataaaacggttataatgtacaaagagaattttgtctgtgtcccttactccgagtgtcaatacatggaatttccatcacacattcagatcagaaatggttagtaatccattcttgaacatcatggcaagaaacaaCACTTGTTTACTGATAAAATTTATGTCATCTTCACTCTGGTGCGTTCAgagtaaagagggagagagagagagagcatgaggatgttgacagggcagggagagcaggtgacatggaggtgagtgagaaaaggagcaaatattgatgatcGATCTGATATCgctgtgttggtgttgttcctatgacatcataattaatgttggcacaactgggcttaggtttaggcacaggccCCATCGGGGCTAGTTTAAGCACAGGTAtcactgaggttaggtttaggtacaGGCCCCATTACGTCACATCTGCACATGTAGGCCCACTGTGTAGACAATATGTTAACGCTTTACTTGATGCTGCCTTTCTGGAGCTGGAAATCCTGAGTTTGCTTAAGATCTGGCTTGACAAGAATTTAATAATCCAGCTTTCTGGAATACCCCTCGGGTAAGGAAGTGGAACATCAGGTAAGGAAGTGGAAGCAGAAGTATGTGGAACAGAGGAGTCTGGTTTGTATTGGATTGGAATTTCCTTATTGATGaatacaatagaaaatattgtAACCACATTTGACTGTGCAGTGTTTTATCATGTGTGtcctttaacattttaaatacacagCCAAAGTCTTACTAAAATTAATGAGGTGCCTGGGTAACTGAGCTTATGCTATGTGAAATAGAATTAACTCTTACACtcactaaaggattattaggaacacctgttcaatttctcattaatgcaattatctaatcaaccaatcacatggcagttgcttcaatgcatttaggggtgtggtcctggtcaagacaatctcctgaactccaaactgaatgtcagaatgggaaagaaaggtgatttaagcaattttgagcgtggcatggttgttggtgccagacaggccggtctgagtatttcacaatctgctcagttacttggATTTTCACGCATACCCATTTCTAGGGttataaagaatggtgtgaaaagggaaaaacatccagtatgtggcagtcctgtgggcgaaaatgccttgttgatgctagaggtcagaggagaatgggccgactgattcaagctgatagaagagcaactttgactgaaataaccactcgttacaaccgaggtatgcagcaaagcatttgtgaagccacaacacacacaaccttgaggcggatgggctacaacagcagaagaccccaccgggtaccactcatctccactaaaaataggaaaaagaggctacaatttgcacgagctcaccaaaattggacagttgaagactggaagaatgttgcctggtctgatgagtctcgatttctgttgagacattcagatggtagagtcagaatttggcataaacagaatgagaacatgaatccatcatgccttgttaccactgtgcaggctggtggtggtggtgtaatggtgtgggggatgttttcttggcacactttaggccccttagtgccaattggtcattgtttaaatgccacggcctacctgagcattgtttctgaccatgtccatccctttatgaccaccatgtacccatcctctgatggctacttccagcaggataatgcaccatgtcacaaagctcgaatcatttcaaattggtttcttgaacatgacaatgagttcactgtactgaaatggcccccacagtcaccagatctcaacccaatagagcatctttgggatgtggtggaacgggagtttcatgccctggatgtgcatcccacaaatctccatcaactgcaagatgctatcctatcaatatgggccaacatttctaaagaatgctttcagcaccttgtttaatcaatgccacttagaattaaggcagttctgaaggcgaaagggggtcaaacacagtattagtatggtgttcctaataattctttaggtgagtgtatactgcaACATGTAATTTAAATTATGGCACCATGCTTTTTGGAACAATAAAAGTCAACAGGACAAATTGACAACAGCTACAGTCAAGGAGACTCTGGGATTGTTTTGCATAATGACTTGTGCCTGTGCATGGACATGTTGGCTTCACAGGGCCCAGGGATCAGCGTGTGCCTTCATTATTACGATGACTCTCACTGCAGACTCTGAAACTTCTGCCAATATTGAtgttcacactcacacacaacacatttttccagAACACGCCAGAATGAAGTCATCAAAAAGTTCCATATCAACGCATCAAGCAGTCCATTCATGATTCTGCTGTTATTAATGTCACATATTGTTTTCAAAACTCACCTTTGGAGCCCAACAGAACAGGGTCAGTGTGTAGACTAAGATGTTGTCATCACTAAGTTCCTCTGTTTAGTTTTTCTCCAGTCACACCATCTGGGATTGATGGTTACAACAATCAGTTTTCCATTGAAGAGAAGTCAGATTGTGTGTTTTCAAATATTAGAGTATGACATTGTGAAGACAAGAATGTTATACTAGTAAAATAATTGACTTAAGAAATACAACCTGAAACTGTGTACTGAGTACTGTCTTTAATAACTAAATTGGCCTTGCTTTACTATAGGTAAATGACAATAACATGCACATTTATCTCATTATTATAGTTTGCATTGATAATTTCAGCAACATTTTCTGCCATCTAACTACACTTGGTAAAGGTTTTTGCAAAATATCCGTGGGAGACATTGCTATCACCTCTGCCCTGTGATACTGTTATGTTGTCCAGTCCATATATATTTACGCAACCTAGTTCAACTTCATGATTTCAGcctggtttttattatttaatgccCTGCACAATATTCACATGAGGAAACCATCAGATTGGGTTAAAAGTTCTTATAAAATCTGTGTGGGAATGCATTTTATTACGCAGCCAATACGCAATGCTATCAGTGAGTAAAGActtgtataaaatgtattcGACTACAACTGATTATATCAGTGTCCTCCAAAGCGACGTCCTTCACAGCAACAACCAATGAATAGCTCAAAAATATAGACGGGCAAGAATCGCTTTTGTTCAGGTAACGCCCCTTGGACACGAAACAATCAAACCATATTGCCATTACACCTACATTTTCATAACAAACGTCATGCTAACAATATTGGCCTGTACTAATCTTTAGTAGGATGGATTTTCATCTCGCTCCTCCCACAGCTGAGCTACACCAATTAAAAGCAGTTCTGCGTTGCTACCATTATCTTTTTcatatttagctagctagcagtgcTTGCTAACATCCGTGTTACACATTGACCGCTTGCTACATTACGGTTACAGTGCACCTAGGCCCTAAGCAGCTTCCGATAACAAGTTGGAACGATCAGGCGTTGAAGTCATGCCTGTGCAAGTGAAAGTGGAATACTGGTatgctttgtttacattaaCTCGATTATTATTACTTACTAGACCCTAAGCGTGCTACTACTAACGAGATGGCTAGCTGCAGCGGTACTGCGGTAGACATCTCTTCTAGATAATAGCATTGAATCAACTTTATAGAGCAGAGCTATGACTGGCTGCACCTGCATTTTAACGAAATACACTGAACCCAGAACTACCTTCAAGAATTTATTAATCacatgttttgtctttgtcttaGTGGTGGGTGAGGGTACGAGCCCCGCTATCGGGAACTCGCCCGGGTTGTCACCCAGGAGTTCCCTGAAGCGGAGGTGTCAGGCTTCGTAGGAAGGCAAGGTAAGTTGTAACCCAGCGTTCATTTGACCTgctttgaaataattaatggaATGACGCCGACGGTAATATTATTCACTATGGACAGATCGGGCTGTCACAATATGCGTTTGCCAACTTAACTCATCCCGCCTTGTACAATGAGGACGAGTTACGAGTGTGTGGTGTACGTTCCCTGCCACTGTAGTAGGAAGGATGTCTGATGTTATTTCCAATAGCAGACTAGTGAAGCCGATTGGGCGAAACCTAGAAAGCGCCAAACACTTGTGTTGGCACGTCCTAGCCTCTGAGATATTAGAAGcatagattcatatttgggtaaaTACACTTACCGTGAGTGATTTGATGGCCTATGGAGTCATATTTCACAACGACATTATTCAAAGCGTTCCTAGCCTAGAATTGGCATTGTATACTTATGTATTGAAACTGTGCGTCCCGAGCAACAAATGCTGTCCACTGTCTGTTCTTTTGGCCATCTTAATTTCTCTTTCTTTGGCCATTTTGAGACAACTCTACCTAGAAGGTCAGCATccagtcgcctcttcactgctgatgttgagactggtgttttgcgggtactagtTAATAAAGTTGCCAGTTGAGAATCTGttaggcatctgtttctcaaactagacccACTAATGTATTCGGCTCACtagtgcaccggggcctcccagtCCTtgttctattctggttagagccagtttgtgctgttctgtgaagggatgTGTAGGATTTTCAGtgtcttggcaatttctcacatggtatagccttaatttctcagaacaagaatagactgagtTTCTGAAGAAAATACTGTTGGTTCTTGATAATGGTATGCCGttttcagctacaatagtcatataaaacataaaaatgttttgacctGTTTCTGAGCAATGTGATATTTTATGaacaacattttgaatacaaggacatttctaagtgaccttaAACCAACGGTAGTGTATGTCTTGTTACTTAAATGTTGATTGCAAAATGACCTAGTGGAAGAGATGGGGAAACATGTGCACCAGACTTGGAATCCCTGGTAAAATGTGCCCACACACTGTCTTACTCACAATTTCAGAAGAAAATGGTCCACTCGGTCTGATCGCAATTGTTTTCTGAAATGGTGGGGGCACATTTTACCAGTATTCCAAGTCTCGTGCAAATGCCCAGAAGTCCTGGAAGTTCGCAATTCCCCATGgccagctttttattttttcttgatgTCTTTTTGTTGGAGTATGATGTCAAAGTGGTCTCATAATTCCAGATACTCAGACACCCGCATAATCAAGTCTTCCATCGTGACCATAACAAGTTGTTTGTAAATCAACACAAACCCTGTCTCTTTTTGAGTTGGCCACCAGCCGGCAGCAAATCCAAAAATGGGCTGCTTTGCCTCTTGCAGCTGCTGGCAGGGTGGGGGTGACTGGCGTGCACACATTGAAAACAATAGGGGCGTCAGTGTTGGTGCTTGTAGGTGTAAACTCCCCTATCAGATGGCTCGCTTCGTTTTAATATTGTCGTTATGTACATTGTCTGAAGAATCAAACATGACATTGTTTTGCTTACTGACATGACTTCTTCTTTCGTTTCTGCAGGCAGCTTTGAGATTGAGCTCAATGGGCAAGTTGTCTTCTCAAAGCTTGAAACAAGTGGTTTCCCATATGAAGACGATGTAGGTTATTAACCTCTCATAGGCCTGACATTTTATCTTTCGACCTTGAACTGTCAGTAACGCAATATTTGTGATACTCTGCAGATCATGGACGTCATCCAGAAAGCTCATGACGGCAAGCCTTTTGAGAAGATCACCAAGAGCCAGCCTCCTTGTGTTATCCTGTAGATCTcctctcccacactctcccCTCTTGATGGCAGTCTGTTCATGTAAGGAATGTGTGATCTGATCATTGCCACTGTCATCCCTGCCTCAGCTATTGCACTAGCCAAGCATGAGAGGACATCTTTCTGCTGAAACAAGTTTAACAGGTTAGACTGGAACTCCTGAAGACATAGTACACCCATAGAGAACAGCCTGTCATCAGGTTATGTTGTCCCTCCCTCTGCCTGCTCCCATTGCGGTGTACCAGGATTTCTATGATTACTGTAGcccaaaactgaaatgttacaGTATGATGACCCCAGTCCTGGTAGCACCTGTCTTATGGTACCAGACAAAGGGAGGGAAAAAGGGACGTGGTCGGGCACACAGGTTTATAAGATAGGGAATGCCCTGTTGTATTCCCAAAGCCTCATTTCCTTAGTACCAGTGGTAAAAAGGAGTTAGCAACTTTCCACCCTCTGTAAAAATCATTAAAGCTTCTTTGCATCATTTTTACTTCTGTATCATGTACCATACTATGATGTCAAAGGT
This is a stretch of genomic DNA from Esox lucius isolate fEsoLuc1 chromosome 11, fEsoLuc1.pri, whole genome shotgun sequence. It encodes these proteins:
- the selenow2a gene encoding migration and invasion enhancer 1; protein product: MPVQVKVEYCGGUGYEPRYRELARVVTQEFPEAEVSGFVGRQGSFEIELNGQVVFSKLETSGFPYEDDIMDVIQKAHDGKPFEKITKSQPPCVIL